TACATGAAGCgacatttcatttttagttttaattcatcATCCATGTGTCTgcttttttacttcatttttatacCCTGGTGAAAATGGTTATGCTCCAGCAAAGGGGAAGTATTCTGTGCTTCAAGCCTGGATGCAGTGTTACTGTGTGGATGGAATGAACTCATTAGGTGACAACAATGGACGGACAGTTTGGTTCAAAGTATGTATTTGTAATTCTCTGCAAATCTTAATTCTAATCCTGGAGACCATTTTGAAACACATTTAGAGTTCAATCTGATTTTGATTCATTGCTTGCTTTGTTTTGAGGGGGATCCTGGTCCTATGGTGCCCAAAGGTAAAATGCCTCTTCAGTATAAACAGATGATTGATCCTAAGAATGTTTAAGTCAcaagtaactaaaactaaaaactaaaaatatttctcCATTAGGTGCCAAATCTCGCAAAATTATGTGGAAAAGGCAGAAGGATGATCACGATTACACTGATTCAAAAGTGAGATGTCATTACTTTGCATTTCTGACACTGAACAGATACAAGAACTTAAAACAACATCTGCTTCACTCTAGAAAGCCAAAAAGACACGCACCGACAGCACTGCAAAAGCAAAACCTGTTAAGAAAGAGGAAAACTTAAAggtaaagaaagaaaatgcaacctccaaaacacaaaatgcttcaaaaagacagaaaacaaacaccgAAAAGATCAATGCAGCACCTGCAAATGAGAACAAGCCAAAAACAAGAGGAACGAGGAGCTCAAAGGGTCAGAATCTCACTTTCActatttatttggcaactttcaGTATTATTAGTATTCAGATCTTGATTACACAGAAATGTTGTCCTTTCTTAGTTCCTCCAAAGACTGGAACTAAAACAATCAAAAGCCAACGTGTGGAggaaatgattaaaactaaaaggAATTCTGTAGCCTGCAGGAAAAGTGCAACAAAAGGTATGCCTTCAGCTTTAATACAGAGGCCGGCTGTGCTCTGTGAGTTCTTGTATCTTGTGATGTTAATCATTCTCTGGATTTTATTTtagcaaagccacagcagaaaaGAAGTGGCACAAGACGAGGCCGTTCCAAATGATGTCATTCAGACTAAATCATCAGAATGCTTTTGAGCAAGAGCTGAAGTCAGCAAGCTACTGTAATGGACCACCCAGactttttatattcagtaatgaTTTCAAatagatttaatcaaaaaaaaaaaaaaaaaaatatataatatatatatatatatatatatatatatatatatatatatatatatatatatatatatatatatatatatatattttgttgtgtaAAATGCCTGCTTGGGGCATTATCATCTTTTACTTCTAGTGGTTTAATCAACAAAATTTACAAAGATTAAcccaatataaatacaaaataaatacaaaataaatccaaCTTAAATcttactgttttaataaaaataaagtttgtgtgaaaaaaaaaaacttaattgagaCTTAATTGAAAATGTGTATGAATATCATAAACCACAGTTTTCCAAAGTGACATCAGCTACTTGGGGAAAACAAGCGATTCAAGTTCCATCACAACCGATATACAATTAAATGGATCACTGTATAATTAAGAAGAGATCTGATCTGAAAGGGTTTGAATGTTAAGGATATTCCAGAGGATGTCTTTGACATTGGAATACTGGAATCCGGACGCTCCAGGAGATCACAACTGTAAAGACAATTACCTTTGAGAATAATGTTCTTAACAATACAACAATGTTAGTATTGATTGTTTACTCACTGCCATGCTTCTTGTATGGGAAGGGAAGTTGACAAAGTCGTAGTCACGCTACTTCCGTGTGATTCATAGAGCCTTATAAGTAGGGCATTCTCTCTGCTTTCCGCCTGTGAGAAAAAGGAAACCGTTTGTGCTGAACACAGTGGGCAAAATCCATTAGGAGAGGTCACAGACAGTACATTTCATGAATGGGCACCTGTTTTATGGTCTCCAGGATGACCGCAGGACAGTTTACAGAGAATGCACTCCAGGGTTCAGCAATGACGCCATGAAAGACGTGGAGCGGGAAGTTCAGGTTGTAGGCGTACTGGATAACTGAAGCATCCTGGAAGAGGCCTTCACATGAATTGGTTTTATTCATGGTTGTCTGAAAAttgtttataatagttttaagaTTCAGGAAGATATACCAACCTGTGTGTGGCATCAAGGCATAGGTAAAATTATGACTACCCATATCTGCATTGGCATCTGGTGCTTTTGGCGCACgcaatctgtgaaaaaaaattagccaaaacaacattttaatgagCTGTCTGTACTTGTGTTAGAAAGATACTGCTGTGTTTGTTCATTCTGTGTGGGTAGCTTACAGGGACAAGGTCATGATGTTTTCATGGATCGAGTAGCCATATTTCGAGTCATTAAGAAGAGCCACGCCAAAGCCATGCTCAGACAGATCAGCCCATTTGTGACCCCACACCTATTAAATAAAGCATAAGTTCACACATTATGTAaggttttacaaaaaaacataaaaccacagATGTTATGAGGAGGAGACATGGCTGAGAAACCAATGGGAAAAACTGCCGTGTTCAGCACAAGGGTGTTGGGAAGCACAGTCaattgaattaaaggggtcatatgatgcaatttcaatgaagaagatctgtaaagttgaaaagactaaagtctcaaatccaaagagatattttttatcaaagtaaagactctgccatgccccccAAAACGAATCATTCTAACACGACCCCACATCtattatgtggaaatatttgtgtaatgccacccaaatgttcacgcaaagaaagaaggcgtggtttcagtaaccgcagttagtgtcgaagcagtcatgtcagggagatgctgtgtgtttctaggtgaaagcaaaagcactttatttggccttccgaaagtagatgcatttaggaagcgtTAAGATTagttacaacagaacagcaacgcattttatggatgaccgtttcgtgaacccaGGAGAGGAGGTAATCCTGACTTTGCTAGACAATCTGGCGCTtttgaatcagctactgtaagaagtgttgttattaaagtttttgctattgactgttcaaatgcggagttttgtgcgttgtgtgtgtgtgtgagagagagacaggatcACACAGTGGGGTCAGCTGTCTTAAcagtccgtggcttgtgtactgcagacACATAGAAGCTtcttcactgtgtctgtcacacgactctgttcccctttcgggcttgtactgatggtaaaactgaagacattattaactgtctttacatttattttgaaagttgaagCTCGTGATTATTTAAAGGGGCGTTACAtctccgacgagtgcttgcgatgttaggccaatcacaatgcactgggtcagttggccaatcagagcagtcTGCGCTTGCCAGAAGGAGGGACTGTGTAGAAAACgacacgtttgagagaggcggggaaTAGAAGAcctaaaataatgtacagtattagaaaaataatgtgttttttgaacatttaagcatgtcaacatattctgttacaccaaatacagaaaataatgatctttaaaaaaagcatcatatgacccctttaaaagagacAATTGTCCTATTGGCGATTACATTGTCTGGTGTTTTTGGCCTAGAATGTTCATGGGCATTCATTggaccaactaaaaaaaaaaaaaaaatttgcctaaTTTGAACCAAAGAATCaaggtttaaaatgtgtttattcagttACTGAAATGTACACttggcaaaaagtgtcccaaaCAAAGTACTCGTGGACTTTGGTGACAGTAACATCAAGTTTACAGACCATGAAGGAAGGCTGGGAACTCTCAGAgtccactgtcctgcagactccattagggttggagataaactctgTAGTTGACTTTGAGGGTCAGAGTTGCCCAACCCTGCCACAGGGTTTcctgtttataaataaatgtttttaaagggcTCTCATTTCTCGTTTTTGTGGCCACCATGTTCCCTTCCCAGCCCAGAGTATGCCCACACTtgccccactgtgcccacacctAGTTTACAGTGTAGACATACTAGGAGCTTTCGCACCACATAGTTCTAAGAACCAGAGAACCAATTTCCTCCTCGGGCtgttttcctggttgcattcgcAGCGGCTGCAGGAACCTTGAAGCGGGCGAGAGCGATGTCTTTATTCGCAGCATtaacaaacatcaacaaccaGTGAATGGAGGACAACATAatcagagctgtttttgttgtgtcatgGGTTTTGTGATAACGGAGATGGAATGTAAATGCACTATTTATGAGATTGAAAGGgcatgaaaatctgactaaatcttCTGTGACAACTTGCAGTGTTACATATCATCGAGTCTTTGAAAAGAACACAACGCTGCAGACAACAGGTAGCCAAATACGATTATCGCTGTTTTCAATGTTCGtgtagtaaatatttttacatggctttttaaaaaagcCGGGTAGAcagtgttttgtatgtgtttggccaatcagcgtacacttaCATCACCGGTAGTTCTATAGGACTCTTTCCGGTGTGAAAGCCCCTACTGTGGGCATGTTATGGGTCCACAATTTGCCCCATTGGGGGCCCACTCTGGTCACTCAGCCCCTACTTTGGGCTGTGCCACTCAGGCACACACATGCCCTGTATTTCATGCCGGTATCGGGGCCCACAGCAGGGTACCCACGTGACTCAATTCTCTGCATGCAGTGGGCCCACACGGGCATATTTGGTGGGATGTTGTGCCCTTTACCACGCCCACAATGATGAGGTCACAGTAGACTATAACTTGACTACTACTACGAAGTGGACTCTTGACAAGAACTGCATGGATTGAGGGTGAAATTTGCATAAAAAGGATTAAACCAAGTACACACTACCTCAAAGCGAGCCCAATCCCAGGATGTGTTTCTATGAGTGGGCCTCTGCAGGTGTCCAAACTGGATCTCATAAGTAGCATTTGGGCTGCGCACCTGCACAGGGAACTCCACCTTCAGAAACTTATGTGACTCTTCCCAGTCCACCTGGAAACAAGATATCCATTATGCTTCACCAAGTTTCTTGAGAAATCGGTTGATTAAATATCAAGCATAAGATAACAATCTTTGCTACCTGCGTGTTGAATTTGATATAGGGGCAGCAAGCATCCAGAAGAATCTCCTGTTTAATAGTGCTTTTTCCGCTAATTCTCAGCGAGAAGGAGATGCTGCCCTGAAGTCCCCCTGATCTCACCACTTTGGCTGGCTCAATGACCTCAACTGCAGGCTTTCTAGGAAAGTAGAGTTATTGCCATCAAGATTATGACTTTAATTTTGGTTCATACAGAGTTCAAAGCTGGGTTCATACTGGATCAGAATCTGATCCCACCCACTGCAGTGACAAGAAACAGGCTCACCTTGTCTGAAGGTGGTAGTCCATCACATCCCAGGCATCCCAATACAGAGGCACATCATCAAACAATGCAAACTGGTTCCCGAGGTAACCCTCAGAAATGGTTTCCCTGGAGGCATAACAGTTTCTTGCAGTAAGTATTATAAACAGCCTTATAAGATTTTGCACTTTCTTTGAAGGTTCTATGTTATGACTCACCTGTCTGCTTGAAGCAAAAGCAGAGACATCAAACGACCCGTTTGGTCTATGGTGGCCTTCAAAAGACCATTCTCCATAATAATAGTCCCATCGACCTGTATCACACAGAGAACCCACAGAATGATGAAAATGTGTGGgttgaataaaaacattgaatgaTGGAATATTTCCAAGGGAATCAAGTACCATCATTGTGACAGAAACAGAGTCCTTAGGCTTTGCTGTCTCCGTGACTTGAGCGACTCCCACGCTAGGTactttcaccaaggctgcaggaAACAGTTAGGGACCATAATTGGGGATGTGGTTCAAAGAACCTTTCTCTACTTTAATGAAATCTTACCCTATTGTTAGATACGAGTAGGAGATATCTTTGAGGTTGACCGAAAATAAGGTAATTTgaacaattttatgttttgtctgTGGGAAGTACCTAATCTTGTTTGAGTGTCCTCCGCTGGCAGTGATATAACTTCAGTTCTTTCCCAAGGTAAAGTATTCAACACAGCTATGTTGGATCCTGCAACTTTCCCAGGAGCTGATCCCAGTGATTCACAAGCAGCAAAAAGTAGTCTTGATCCTGCGGTGCGGATCTCTGAAAATATGAAGTTCAGGCACAGGAAGTGAAGGCCTCTTATGAATAATCAAGATCCAATACAACTCATGTTTGGTTTTTCATACTTTGTGGTCCTTAAGCATATTATCAGTCTGtcgttatcatttactcatcctcatgtcattccaaacccaacaTGAAGGAATGGGATAAGAGGCAGAATGTTTACACATCTGTTTTCCatatgcactatattccaagtcttttcaAGCCATACAACTTTAGTTACGCTTCCTTCCAAAGCTGCATAGGTGCAATgtatcaataataaaaacaggaagttgttgcAACCGGGAAAGCCATTGTCACTAATTTTCCTgcataataaattacttgcgcctcAGAACATGTAGACAAAATTCTATAATTATTGGTCCGCTGGTTATTTGGGTGATTTGATGAggcaaattaaagggatagtttacccaaaaatgaaaatcctgttcTTAATTACTtgctgtcatgttgttccaaatttgtaagacctttgttcatctttggaacacaaattaagatatttttgatgaaatcaaattttttaagttttctgaccctgcatagacagcaatgcaactgacacaaGGCCAAGAAAAGTAGCAAGGACATAGTTAAAAATAGTCCATAGGACTTCAGTGGTTCAATGGTGGTtctatacagggtcagaaagctttcggatttcatcaaaaatatcttattttgtattccaaagatgaatgaaggtttcacgggtttggaacgacatgaggatgagtaattaattacagaattataatttttgggtgaactatgcttttagtacaagttttttttttcacatcaaagaatttattcagtaaatgtttccattttagtattattttatttagtttaaccatcatcttattggataaaaaaaaaaaaaaaaaaaaaactctgcctCATTTGAGGgcatgtgtattttaaaattttatgcacAGAGAAATCTGCTAGTACTATGAGATGAAAGTTTCataatttaaattcttattcttccACTATAGCTCTCAAATATGCCATATAAGGGTACATTAGACTTGTTTTGCTGTCAGCAAAACCAAGCACCACTGGTTCTCACGAGTCTCAAATTTGAGTATGCAGAAGTGTTATTGCGATTCCTGAAGCGTAATACTTtcaatgacttaaatttcaataCACTGCCCACACAAAGCCATTAAAATGATATCAGAAGACCTGGAATACAAGGCATGAATTGTATGGACTCCTTCTTGGTATTTTTTGAGACTGATCCCCCTCCCCTATATTTAAAGCTAGACACAgacagtccccattcactttgatttgtatggaaaagaacatCCTTTATTTACAACTaaagaatgaaaataatgaaaagctTGGAGCAACATAAAGGCAAGTAATACAATAACTGGATCTTAAACTATGaatttaatactactactacttatttttctaaaatcaatggttaaaagaaaatatacagaCAATAGTTAAGGCAGATGATTTACCGTCATAGTACTGTAAAGCATCCTCAACAACCATCTCAATACAGCTGCCAGGAATCACGTCATGAAACTGATTGAGTAGAAGCAATCTAAAAAACAACAGAGAGACACTTGAGATCTCAGCTATGTTATTATGAGCAGGATCTTTGATGCATTAGCACTTGCCTCCACAGCTCTTGAAGTTTGCATGCTGGGTATTTGAAACCATCTCTTTTACACAAGGCCAGACAGCTAGACACCTCAATGTCATGAAGCAAAGCTTCACACTGGCGGTTTCCCAATTTTATCTACAGAAAAAGAATTAAATGGAGGCACGATCATTCAGACATTGACAGTGTTTTATATTGGAACACTGGGCATATTCATAAATAATCACTCCCTTTATATATCTGGGCTGGGTTTCTCAAAATCATTATGACTTAAGGGGATCGTAGAGACCATAGATGGCAATGGTTGTTACAATGAAATTAGGTtcatgatgcttttgggaaacccaACCCCGATGAATAATGTTGTGAACTACAATATCAAAATTAAACACTCTTAAAGgtatcagtgttggggaaagttacttttaaaagtaatgccttacaatattgcattactccctaaaaaagtaactaaatacgttacttagttactttttatggaaagtaatgttacattacttttgcgttactttcacgttactttttaaatatgagcagggcttgattgttttttaatataagaagttctaattatagcaaatgtaaaagccctttcacaccaaaaagtgtaatgcaTAAACCTCAGGCTGAGGAACaataaattcacgtctgtacagtagaacacaggagaagaagtttcaacactcttcagcaataaaaaaaaaacaatgaagcacaatttgttagtttatctaaagtcatttttgattattagtatggttgaactggatcattaaaggtcagcagcaaagacactgttaataaaaatgGGAATAgatcatttgtgttatttaatatatttagttattgcaggtttgcgtcatattctgagtttgcatttcactgtttttgattaattttgatgaatactaaatctgttttgttttttgttttttttgtgagtgggatgaattaatgcacattcacatttagtctagaactacagtaacatcatgttcacacagcgcacacaacgcctccatttctcccaatatgggaacgggaggcttgtcagtcaaaaaatgggaatacaaagtaactggcattacttttttgaaaaagtaactcagatattttcttgtaaattaaaaaggaatgcgttactttactagttacttgaaaaaagtaatctgattacgtaactcgcgttacttgtaatgcattacccccaaaaCTGGTCATAAATGAGGTCATTTAAACACTCTTAAAGGTATAGTAACCAAAAAAGCCTGTTATGTCAGAGAAAGGGAAAATGGTCATGTGAAAAAATTAATTAtcaaatttgatattattatcaaATCATGCACTGAACAATGAAAATCAATGCAGTTGCAATTTCACTCATTTTATTACTCTTGGAAGAGCACTATTGGGTTTTGAGAGAGGGAAACACACCTTTGCTTGGGTTGTGTAAGTGCCATTATGTAGCTCAAGGAAGAGCTCGCCAACCCACGTACAGAGGAGGGATGAGTCCGATTCCAGCTGAGAGAACAGGACATCAGGACTTGACATCTGGACCCTTGAAGACACAATCACGATCATCTCAAAATCAATACTAAAAAAAGACCACTTATTCTGGTAATCATTCATCACTGACGTCATGCAATTGTGTTACAGGCTAAGTgcattttattgttagtttatcATACTATTTGGTTTACACAACAGGAAATTAGTGTTTTTGTGTTACACCCTCAGACAGGGCGAAAAGGAAACTGACTTTGGCAGACAATCAGTGTCCTGAACACGTTGTAGACGGTCCAGCATTAGCTGTGTGGGGCCACCACCCCCGTCTCCGAAACCAAACAAAACCGCACTGTGATTGGCTCGTCCCTTGTCTTTATTGTTCTTCACCGTATTAATCAGCTGTGTTGGGGccaaagaaaagagaaatgatATGGGCGCTCATTTAAGTAAGCTCTCCAAATGATACATCACACGATGACACACTTACATCTTCCACTTTTCCATTCATCCCATAGGAGTTACCCGGAGGAAAGTGAGTGAGAACCAGCGACCCGTCAATACCTTCCCAAAAGAATGTGCTATGCTGGTGAAAAGAGGAAAGATTTATGTGGTTTTAAACATCAAAACGAGAGGTTTTTACATGTACAGATGTGGTAGGTACATACCGGGAATGTGTTTACAAGGTTCCAactcagcttttgagtcagaaaACGAGAAATCCCACATCCTTTCATGATTTGAGGCAGCTGTGCTGAGTAACCAAACGTGTCTGGCAGCCAGAACTGTGTGAGATACAGTAGACAGTCATTTAATAGaggaagaggtgtgtgtgtgactgtgttttAGAACAGTGACTAGCATAATACATGAATCTGTAGAATCTGTGTATGTATTACTTAATCTGATTATACACATAATCAGATCACATTATACTTAATCAGATtaaattagattacattttaaaaaactcatCAGATTACAGCTACTATTactgattacattttattcacaccgtggcaataaattattcattattttttaattctccttaattattatttttataagttttgAAAATCTTTCAGTTTTGTGGAATTGCACACGCTGGCCACTAGTCAGGTGGTTATAATTACACCCGTATAATTAATGATGTATAGCTTTGTCTTTAGAAAGCTTCTGTTTTCttgttaaattattaatctaataaatttacatgaaatacttcctgagattttaagttcatatttcaataaattaacaACTCATTTGCATGTCATGTGAGATAATTCTCACATGAGATGAAGGTAAACAACcttaaatctttaatttatttataacatttttataatttaattaagtatTAGTCTTTCAACCCAATGTAGGGGAAACCTgacaatgtaatgtttaatgcacttcattgTTGTTGGTAAGaaagaatggaatatatttttctttctctttctattttttatatccATACAGTTCAAGAtgatcaatgtaatatattaGTCAAACGTAATCTTAAAGTAatcaaaaaatggttttgtttcatTATCTCTTCTCAAGGCCCATCTGTGGGTTGTGTCTGACAGATATAAAGCTTCATGTGGCCTCCTTTCAGGTTCTCAAGACCTCCTCAGCCTTGGCAGAGAAAAGATGTGCACTGTTTTTCTTTcgcaatctgttttttttttcctattaaaactgcagatttattttaaaaagaggtCAAGACCTGGAACCGTGCCCATGAGTTACTGCATGCGCCTGCATCAACACTGATAACGAAATAGAGAAATTATTTGAACTGTATTAGTCATAGGAagtgaatgtttcttttttttttttttgacaaatagaGGTACCCTCACCTCTTTACAATAATGTCCAAAATTCAACCTTGAAGAAGTTCTGTCCGTGTAGAAACTGTCTGAC
The DNA window shown above is from Cyprinus carpio isolate SPL01 chromosome B25, ASM1834038v1, whole genome shotgun sequence and carries:
- the man2c1 gene encoding alpha-mannosidase 2C1; this encodes MHHQPVLKNRRTLLERAEKFISDIYFTDCNLRGRLFGDTHPLESISVFLSEKRIPYSDAVQQSFQPCKVGDAFGPTWWTCWFKVVLKIPEAWRGKEVHLRWESDGEGMVWRDQQPVQGLTKEGEKTSYVLTECLKDSEPRGITLYVELACNGLFGAGQGCMIAAPDPNGKFTLQKAELVVFNRDVRELLTDFEMLVDIVKMLGEGEQRGFQALFTANEMVNLCDPADPSSFAAARSLAHKFFAQKNGESQHVVHAMGHCHIDSAWLWPYEETIRKCARSWVTVIRLMEKNPEFVFTCSQAQQFQWVKSWYPSLFSEIKQFVQKGQFIPVGGTWVEMDGNLPSGESMVRQFLHGQNFFKVEFGRYCKEFWLPDTFGYSAQLPQIMKGCGISRFLTQKLSWNLVNTFPHSTFFWEGIDGSLVLTHFPPGNSYGMNGKVEDLINTVKNNKDKGRANHSAVLFGFGDGGGGPTQLMLDRLQRVQDTDCLPKVQMSSPDVLFSQLESDSSLLCTWVGELFLELHNGTYTTQAKIKLGNRQCEALLHDIEVSSCLALCKRDGFKYPACKLQELWRLLLLNQFHDVIPGSCIEMVVEDALQYYDEIRTAGSRLLFAACESLGSAPGKVAGSNIAVLNTLPWERTEVISLPAEDTQTRLALVKVPSVGVAQVTETAKPKDSVSVTMMVDGTIIMENGLLKATIDQTGRLMSLLLLQADRETISEGYLGNQFALFDDVPLYWDAWDVMDYHLQTRKPAVEVIEPAKVVRSGGLQGSISFSLRISGKSTIKQEILLDACCPYIKFNTQVDWEESHKFLKVEFPVQVRSPNATYEIQFGHLQRPTHRNTSWDWARFEVWGHKWADLSEHGFGVALLNDSKYGYSIHENIMTLSLLRAPKAPDANADMGSHNFTYALMPHTGLFQDASVIQYAYNLNFPLHVFHGVIAEPWSAFSVNCPAVILETIKQAESRENALLIRLYESHGSSVTTTLSTSLPIQEAWHCDLLERPDSSIPMSKTSSGISLTFKPFQIRSLLNYTVIHLIVYRL